In a single window of the Branchiostoma floridae strain S238N-H82 chromosome 2, Bfl_VNyyK, whole genome shotgun sequence genome:
- the LOC118409754 gene encoding coiled-coil domain-containing protein 25-like, with product MVFYFLSNVVDPPMKIYMGLDKYENEELLRWGWPEDVWFHVDKMSSAHVYLRLPKGETVESIPAAVLTDCAQLVKANSIQGNKANNITVVYTPFENLKKTANMDVGQVGFHKQREVRVIAVEKRLNEIVNRLNKTKVESQPDLRAEREERDAAERQDAKKKLKEQRDREKEEERRRKEEEEKRSYSNLMREENMTSNQDVMDDEDDFI from the exons ATGGTTTTCTACTTTCTGAGTAACG TTGTTGACCCACCCATGAAGATTTACATGGGATTGGACAAATATGAAA ATGAAGAGTTGCTGAGATGGGGATGGCCAGAAGATGTTTG GTTTCATGTGGACAAGATGTCGTCTGCTCATGTCTACCTCAGGCTGCCCAAG GGAGAGACAGTAGAGAGTATACCTGCAGCTGTGCTAACGGACTGTGCTCAACTGGTTAAGGCTAACAGCATTCAAG GCAACAAGGCAAACAACATTACTGTTGTCTACACACCTTTCGAGAACCTGAAGAAGACTGCCAATATGGACGTGGGACAGGTCGGATTCCACAAGCAGAGAGAG GTCAGGGTAATCGCAGTAGAGAAGAGACTAAACGAGATCGTTAACCGGCTGAACAAAACGAAGGTGGAGAGCCAGCCGGACCTGAGAGCGGAGCGGGAGGAGCGTGACGCAGCCGAGCGACAGGACGCCAAGAAGAAGCTGAAAGAACAGAGGGACCgagagaaggaggaggagaggagaagaaaagaagaggaagaaaaaag GAGCTACTCAAACTTGATGAGAGAGGAAAATATGACATCAAACCAG GATGTCATGGATGACGAAGATGATTTCATCTAA
- the LOC118409156 gene encoding N-acetyltransferase ESCO2-like, translating to MAGFESGKRRSPRGTRRTPNVQKRKLDMVDSRSSIEKSDEGSQHSAQSFYNKSSANKKRPYIGPLERKYLREIEEKRAQRSRENSTERLNGETKVSPTAPPAGPRKYIITVPVKNKTVKKTPVRKSPRKSSSPSLTPSRRSPRKAMTPQLKKTSPSSEKARTGLTKSTPRTPPLSVNETVYTLTPSLFSDIDSQDTDDTGSLASCESNSIIGPTPPVDATTVMSHKDGQTGTHMMGSPQRAKASQQVSPKSSPTQRQTKQVTLHAFLKKSPQGKTDGKVESRKSAEVVSEPVSEVTSASTEQEELLMAFEELANASESKEEEDAWNDTEIDNTPSVCGSEDLFPDYKSGGFEGKDGTYKSTAGDEVSPSKSSSDSGCGSEVMEDLRGSDQSGEPEAKRMKKCYPIFSSSPKPRSRLFNKSSPRSSPLSTGKLKLPRKSKEPQGMEQLIIDAGQKKIGAIVCETCGMLYTVGHADDEAAHQKYHHKFLNSVKFEGWKKEHVLATFHDGRIIMVLPDDPKYAIKKAEEVRELVDNELGFIKGYSTTRSNCKTLLFISNDKRVVGCVIAEEISKAYRVLPNESQSSPSSPSPLRAWCCDTRPVSAVCGVSRVWTFRLWRKKKVATRLVDTLRSHFAFGSFLSKDDVAFSDPTPDGRKFAEKYCGTAAFLCYK from the exons ATGGCGGGATTTGAAAGCGGGAAACGAAG GTCTCCACGTGGCACCAGACGAACTCcaaatgtacagaaaagaaagcTGGACATGGTGGACAG CAGAAGCAGCATAGAGAAATCCGACGAAGGATCCCAGCATTCCGCGCAGTCCTTTTACAACAAGTCATCAGCCAATAAGAAGCGGCCTTACATCGGCCCTTTGGAGAGGAAGTACCTGCGAGAGATCGAGGAGAAGAGAGCGCAGAGATCGCGAGAAAACTCGACAGAAAGGCTGAACGGCGAGACAAAGGTTTCTCCTACAGCCCCACCTGCTGGACCGAGGAAATACATCATCACTGTACCTGTCAAGAACAAGACTGTCAAGAAAACGCCTGTAAGAAAGAGCCCAAGAAAATCTTCCAGCCCAAGCCTCACTCCTTCAAGGCGGAGTCCTAGGAAAGCCATGACACCCCAGTTGAAGAAGACGTCACCAAGCTCAGAGAAAGCGCGTACAGGGCTTACCAAATCCACTCCGCGGACCCCTCCTTTGAGTGTGAATGAGACTGTGTACACCCTTACGCCCTCCCTCTTTAGTGACATTGACAGCCAGGACACAGATGACACGGGCAGTTTGGCAAGTTGTGAATCTAACAGCATCATTGGCCCCACCCCACCCGTTGATGCCACCACTGTGATGTCACACAAGGATGGTCAGACGGGTACTCACATGATGGGCAGCCCGCAGAGAGCAAAGGCTTCCCAACAGGTCTCACCAAAATCCTCTCCAACACAGAGGCAGACAAAGCAAGTTACCTTGCATGCCTTTCTGAAGAAGAGTCCCCAGGGGAAAACAGATGGTAAGGTGGAGTCCAGAAAGTCAGCAGAGGTTGTGTCAGAACCTGTTTCAGAAGTTACTTCTGCAAGCACTGAGCAGGAGGAGTTACTGATGGCATTTGAGGAACTTGCCAACGCTTCTGAGAGTAAGGAGGAGGAAGATGCCTGGAATGACACAGAGATAGACAACACACCATCAGTGTGTGGATCAGAAGACTTGTTTCCTGATTACAAATCAGGAGGCTTCGAAGGAAAGGATGGGACATACAAGAGTACAGCAGGAGACGAGGTTTCACCGTCTAAGTCAAGTTCAGATTCTGGGTGTGGGTCAGAGGTGATGGAAGACTTGAGGGGCAGTGACCAATCAG GTGAACCTGAGGCCAAGCGGATGAAGAAGTGTTATCCCATCTTCTCATCTTCACCAAAACCGAGGTCTCGCCTCTTCAACAAAAG TTCCCCACGTTCCAGCCCACTCTCAACCGGCAAACTGAAGTTACCGCGGAAATCTAAGGAGCCACAGGGGATGGAGCAGCTGATTATT GATGCTGGACAGAAGAAGATCGGAGCGATCGTCTGTGAGACGTGCGGAATGCTGTACACAGTGGGACATGCTGACGACGAGGCTGCTCACCAGAAATATCACCACAAGTTCCTCAACTCTGTCAAGTTTGAG GGTTGGAAGAAAGAGCATGTGTTAGCCACATTCCACGATGGAAGAATAATCATGGTCTTGCCAGATGACCCCAAGTATGCCATCAAGAAG GCTGAAGAGGTGCGAGAGCTGGTTGATAATGAGTTGGGTTTTATCAAAGGTTACTCAACAACCCGCTCTAACTGCAAG ACACTGCTGTTCATCTCAAACGACAAGAGAGTGGTGGGCTGTGTGATCGCAGAGGAGATATCCAAG GCATATCGAGTTCTGCCCAACGAGAGCCAGTCCAGCCCCtcgtccccctcccccctgcGAGCGTGGTGCTGTGACACCCGGCCCGTCTCCGCGGTGTGCGGGGTCAGCCGGGTCTGGACCTTCCGTCTCTGGAGGAAGAAGAAAGTGGCGACCAGACTGGTGGACACACTGAG GTCCCACTTTGCATTTGGCTCCTTTCTATCCAAGGACGACGTGGCATTTTCTGATCCCACCCCAGACGGACGGAAGTTTGCTGAGAAGTACTGTGGCACAGCAGCATTCTTGTGCTACAAGTAG